In one Amaranthus tricolor cultivar Red isolate AtriRed21 chromosome 8, ASM2621246v1, whole genome shotgun sequence genomic region, the following are encoded:
- the LOC130821682 gene encoding F-box protein At3g26010-like, giving the protein MNNTSLYLPFDIWTQIFALLSVETLVRCRAVCASWRAYIESPSFISKHRNLYNKHHFKHSHLILGYSTRLDLHRVTNGRRFTTLAFLPPFSAHVFIPWIYGGCNGLFLITLNFDQDYICLWNPFLRKSLILPPCPIVSRFQSVHYVIGFSTSCDDYKVLAYRTKYKPAMAVYSLRNHIWTIKINPMNADAWTSLRTPFSRNKYVYCGWMIYWFTESDPGIIRSFDFNLEEFNNLAVPEPLKECKMLVLFAIDELLAVMSSSCIWILEKYDGEYTWREWCSESWIKTVFDIFKEHYISTIKVLFVEETNTFLMIGVNGSVHFYQVTSAVFGMLRNGAGYFLAVIDYVETLALLTGTEGMTFQTFP; this is encoded by the coding sequence ATGAATAACACTTCCCTTTATCTTCCATTTGATATATGGACCCAAATTTTTGCTTTGCTTTCTGTCGAAACTCTAGTGAGATGCCGGGCTGTGTGCGCATCTTGGCGCGCTTACATCGAATCCCCTTCTTTCATCTCCAAGCATCGCAATCTTTACAATAAACACCATTTCAAACACTCCCATTTAATTTTAGGTTATTCTACACGATTAGACCTACATCGTGTCACCAACGGTCGGAGATTTACCACTCTTGCTTTTCTTCCTCCTTTTTCTGCTCATGTTTTCATACCATGGATTTATGGAGGCTGCAATGGGTTATTTCTAATCACCTTAAATTTTGATCAAGAttatatatgtttgtggaatCCCTTTCTCAGAAAATCTTTGATTCTTCCACCTTGTCCAATTGTTTCTCGCTTTCAATCTGTTCATTATGTTATAGGATTTTCCACCTCTTGTGATGATTATAAGGTGCTTGCCTATCGTACCAAGTATAAACCGGCAATGGCAGTTTATTCACTTAGAAACCACATTTGGACTATTAAAATCAATCCCATGAATGCCGATGCTTGGACTTCATTAAGGACCCCTTTTTCTCGTAACAAATATGTTTATTGTGGATGGATGATTTACTGGTTTACTGAAAGTGATCCCGGAATTATCCgctcttttgattttaatttggaAGAATTCAATAACCTGGCAGTACCTGAGCCGCTAAAAGAATGTAAGATGTTAGTTCTTTTCGCCATCGATGAGTTGTTAGCTGTTATGTCATCGTCTTGCATATGGATTTTGGAAAAGTATGATGGAGAGTACACATGGAGGGAATGGTGTTCGGAATCTTGGATTAAAACtgtttttgatatatttaaagAACACTATATATCTACTATCAAGGTTTTGTTTGTTGAGGAGACAAATACATTTCTAATGATTGGGGTTAATGGTAGTGTACATTTTTATCAAGTTACAAGCGCGGTGTTTGGAATGTTGAGAAATGGAGCTGGTTATTTTCTTGCCGTGATTGATTATGTGGAGACTTTAGCGTTGCTTACAGGAACAGAAGGGATGACATTTCAAACCTTTCCTTGA
- the LOC130821684 gene encoding secreted RxLR effector protein 161-like: protein MVGSLIYLTNTRPDIVHAVSIISRFMSEPSKAHLAAAKRILKYIKGTKSYGIMYESEADYKLIGYTDSDWAGSIDDRRSTSGYVFQLGSKSISWSSKKQATVALSSSEAEYVSATSAACEAVWLRKNG from the coding sequence ATGGTCGGATCTCTCATCTATCTCACAAACACAAGACCAGACATCGTTCATGCAGTCAGCATCATCTCAAGGTTTATGAGTGAGCCAAGCAAAGCTCACTTAGCAGCAGCCAAGAGGATACTCAAGTATATTAAAggaacaaaaagctatgggatAATGTACGAGTCCGAAGCAGACTACAAGCTCATAGGCTACACGGATAGTGACTGGGCAGGAAGCATCGACGATCGAAGAAGTACGAGTGGATACGTGTTCCAGCTAGGGTCCAAGTCTATCTCATGGTCATCAAAGAAACAAGCTACGGTAGCACTATCATCATCAGAAGCAGAATACGTATCAGCTACAAGCGCGGCATGTGAAGCAGTATGGCTAAGAAAAAATGGCTAA